One genomic segment of Flectobacillus major DSM 103 includes these proteins:
- a CDS encoding Crp/Fnr family transcriptional regulator — MKERFKEALKKHIEVTDEQFEQVCTEITVKQIKKGTVLLEQGTVDNSTYYVLDGLLKAYTIDTFGKEHVIQFTPENWWVNDKNCFFFGEPSLFYIEAIEDTNAIHIRKSFYEKADRIIPNFSAFQTLILHNSIRFMQKRINLLLSATAETRYLDFMKLYPNLIMRVPQTMIASYLGITPESLSRVRKMLSVKHV, encoded by the coding sequence ATGAAAGAACGATTTAAGGAAGCTCTAAAAAAACATATTGAGGTAACTGACGAACAATTTGAACAGGTTTGTACCGAAATTACTGTAAAACAGATTAAAAAAGGAACAGTATTGTTAGAGCAGGGGACTGTCGATAATAGTACTTATTATGTATTGGATGGGCTGTTGAAAGCTTATACGATAGATACTTTTGGCAAGGAACATGTAATTCAGTTTACACCCGAAAACTGGTGGGTTAATGATAAAAATTGTTTCTTTTTTGGAGAACCATCTCTTTTTTATATCGAGGCCATAGAAGATACCAACGCTATTCATATTAGGAAATCTTTTTACGAAAAAGCAGATAGGATTATTCCTAATTTTAGTGCATTCCAAACTCTTATTTTGCATAATTCTATTCGGTTTATGCAAAAACGCATCAATTTATTGCTGAGTGCTACTGCCGAAACACGTTATCTGGATTTTATGAAATTATACCCCAATCTAATCATGCGAGTGCCTCAAACCATGATTGCTTCTTATTTGGGTATTACGCCCGAATCGTTGAGTAGGGTACGAAAAATGCTTAGTGTAAAGCACGTATAG
- a CDS encoding tyrosine-type recombinase/integrase has protein sequence MDKQHIVPFSANQLSTEHALIEKAKTYGQKGIEGAINTQRAYQHDIQHYEAWCTSHQVLALPATVSTLILYVTHLADTYKWATINRKIAVLRKYHTLAGHDLPSQDSYFKAVIEGIKRSIGVRQKQASAFKMQVFKNTIKDIDTSHYRGLRNKALLLLGFAGAFRRSELALLSVKDLHFNDAGIIINIAFSKTNQYNEAEEKAIFYSPDFSLCPVRTLQKWISTAQLLHEDAVFTRIRKNQQLTTNRLTDKSVNDIFQQYFGKEYSAHSLRASFITIAKINGADDAEIMRQTKHKTSLMIQRYTRIDDITIHNAALKLGL, from the coding sequence ATGGATAAGCAACATATTGTCCCTTTTTCTGCCAACCAGCTATCGACAGAACACGCTTTAATCGAAAAAGCAAAAACGTATGGCCAAAAAGGGATTGAGGGTGCTATTAATACACAACGAGCCTACCAACACGATATTCAACATTATGAAGCTTGGTGTACAAGCCATCAGGTATTGGCTTTGCCTGCTACTGTAAGTACGCTTATTTTATACGTAACGCACTTGGCCGATACTTATAAATGGGCTACCATTAATCGAAAAATTGCGGTTTTACGAAAATACCACACTTTGGCTGGCCATGACTTGCCTTCGCAAGACAGTTATTTTAAGGCTGTCATAGAAGGCATTAAGCGAAGTATTGGGGTGCGGCAAAAACAGGCTTCGGCTTTTAAAATGCAAGTTTTCAAAAATACCATAAAAGATATAGATACAAGCCATTATCGAGGGCTACGCAATAAGGCTTTGTTATTATTGGGTTTTGCGGGGGCTTTTCGGCGGTCGGAATTGGCTCTGCTTTCGGTCAAAGATTTGCACTTTAATGATGCGGGTATTATTATAAATATTGCTTTTTCCAAAACCAACCAATATAACGAAGCTGAAGAAAAAGCTATTTTTTATAGCCCCGATTTTAGCCTATGTCCTGTACGAACACTCCAAAAATGGATAAGTACAGCACAATTACTTCATGAAGATGCTGTTTTTACAAGAATCCGAAAAAATCAGCAGCTAACGACAAACCGCTTGACAGACAAATCGGTTAATGATATTTTTCAACAATATTTTGGTAAAGAATATTCTGCCCATTCGTTAAGAGCCTCATTTATTACCATTGCCAAAATCAACGGTGCTGATGATGCCGAGATTATGCGACAAACCAAACATAAAACATCATTGATGATTCAGCGATATACACGCATCGACGATATTACGATACACAATGCCGCTTTGAAGCTGGGTTTATAA